A window of Streptomyces sp. NBC_01689 genomic DNA:
TACGTGGCTGGATTCAGGATCGGGCGCGGCCGGGACAACCGGGCCCCGCAAGCGCGACCGCAACAACACCAACCGTCGTACGGGCAGCAGGCCCCCCAGGGAGGCCGGGAGCCGTACGGCCACCCGGGCGCGCCCTCGCGGCAGCAGCAGCCCTACGGAGGTCAGCCGTACGGCGGCGGGCAGCAGCCCTACGGCCGTGGACAGCAGGGCGGCTGGCCCCAGGGCGGCCCCGGCGGCGGTGAGCCGGAGTATTTCGGCGACGGGCACCCGCAGCAGGGCCCGGACCCGTACGCGGCGAACAGCCCCGGCCACACCCAGGCCTTCTCGGTCGGCGAGGACCCGTACTCCCAGGGCGAGACCTACCGCGCGGGCCAGGCCGCGGCTCCGCCCGTGGGTCCCCGCCTGCACTGGAAGGACCTGCTGAGGGGCATCGTCGTCAGCCCCAAGCAGACCTTCCTGCAGATGCGCGACTACACGATGTGGGCCCCGGCCCTGATCGTGACGTTCCTCTACGGCCTGCTGGCGGTCTTCGGCTTCGACGGCGCCCGCGAGGACGCCATCACCGCCACGCTCTCCAACGCCGTTCCGATCGTCCTGACGACGGCCGTGGCGATCGTCCTCAGCACGTTCGTCCTGGGTGTCGTCACCCACACGCTGGCCCGTCAGCTCGGCGGCGACGGCGCCTGGCAGCCGACGGTCGGCCTCTCCATGCTGATCATGTCGATCACGGACGCCCCGCGCCTGGTCGTCGCCATGTTCTTCGGCGGCGACGCGTCCTTCGTCCAGCTCCTCGGCTGGGTGACGTGGGTGGCGGCGGGCGCTCTGCTCACTCTGATGGTCAGCCGGTCCCACGACCTCCCTTGGCCGAAGGCCCTGGCCGCGTCGGCGATCCAGCTGGTCGCGATCCTGTCGATCGTCAAGCTCGGCACGTTCTGACCCGCGGCGGCGCGCCACACGAAAAGGGGCTCCTCCCGCACGGTGCGGGAGGAGCCCCCTTTTCGTCCCGGTTCCCTGTTCCCCCGTCGGTGCCCGCCGGCCGCGTGGAAATCCACCTGCGGCGACCTGGCCCTCAATAGCGCGGCGAGCACGGGAGAGCCCGGCAGCCGGGTGGCTTCGACCCACCCGGCCGTCGGACTCTGAAGCTCAGCCGTTGTTGTTGTTATTGTTGTTGTTCCCGCCTCCGCCGTTGTTGTTGTTATTGTTGTTGTTGTTCGCGCCTCCGCCATTGTTGTTGTTATTGTTGTTGTTGTTCGCGCCTCCGCCGTTGTTGTTATTGTTGTTGTTGTTGTTGTTCGCGCCTCCGCCGTTGTTGTTATTGTTGTTGTTGTTGTTCGCGCCTCCGCCGTTGTTGTTGTTATTGTTGTTGTTGTTCGCGCCTCCGCCATTGTTGTTATTGTTGTTGTTGTTGTTCGCGCCTCCGCCGTTGTTGTTGTTGTTATTGTTGTTGTTCGCCCGGCCTCCGTTGTTGTTGTTGTTATTGTTGTTGTTCCCGCCCCCGCCGTTGTTGTTGTTATTGTTGTTGTTGTTCGCCCGGCCTCCGTTGTTGTTGTTGTTATTGTTGTTGTTCGCCCGGCCTCCGTTGTTGTTGTTGTTATTGTTGTTGTTCCCGCCCCCGCCGTTGTTGTTGTTATTGTTGTTGTTGTTCGCCCGGCCTCCGTTGTTGTTGTTGTTGTTATTGTTGTTGTTCCCGCCCCCGCCGTTGTTGTTGTTATTGTTGTTGTTGTTGTTCGCCCGGCCTCCGTTGTTGTTGTTGTTGTTATTGTT
This region includes:
- a CDS encoding Yip1 family protein, encoding MSQLGPKPRSWGPCPARHRAGPGTFDYVAGFRIGRGRDNRAPQARPQQHQPSYGQQAPQGGREPYGHPGAPSRQQQPYGGQPYGGGQQPYGRGQQGGWPQGGPGGGEPEYFGDGHPQQGPDPYAANSPGHTQAFSVGEDPYSQGETYRAGQAAAPPVGPRLHWKDLLRGIVVSPKQTFLQMRDYTMWAPALIVTFLYGLLAVFGFDGAREDAITATLSNAVPIVLTTAVAIVLSTFVLGVVTHTLARQLGGDGAWQPTVGLSMLIMSITDAPRLVVAMFFGGDASFVQLLGWVTWVAAGALLTLMVSRSHDLPWPKALAASAIQLVAILSIVKLGTF